A genomic region of Branchiostoma lanceolatum isolate klBraLanc5 chromosome 4, klBraLanc5.hap2, whole genome shotgun sequence contains the following coding sequences:
- the LOC136432336 gene encoding alpha-N-acetylneuraminide alpha-2,8-sialyltransferase-like — protein MRRQYCALLLLAFLAAAPLLLLDLSETVRWKTPVLRNSNFTTSLSLEHNEHEKRHNSTTNESVGPQSTSQKKKKPVHHHKRKRHHRKKGKQRYDKYIPNVSAANKKFLADQASVKSVPTEAPGWVFNKTAADLFREKIANGSRVVDGNFWVTQQNAPLNTALHAYLAELKVSTSVFNRLPKENPFNARRFNTCSIVGNGGILKGSGCGKEIDASEFVFRCNLAPMDSAYRKDIGEKTSLVTMNPSMLTYRYHAFAKGSKWFEKSKKDRKAFIKDLSVYGDSFIWIGAFFTRTYELVFKTQDVLLEGKAKQKVVIAHPDFVRSVHSFWKENGLKAGRASTGIILVSAASQMCEEVHLYGFWPFHSDRKSRRLTEHYYDNALSTKYHSIPDEFKQLQRLHNTGVLRLTTTACQSEINADN, from the exons ATGAGGCGACAATATTGTGCCCTGCTCCTGCTGGCGTTTCTGGCGGCGGCTCCTTTGTTGCTGCTTGACCTGTCAGAAACTGTGCGATGGAAGACACCAGTACTTCGCAACAGTAACTTTACTACCAGCCT CTCTCTAGAACACAATGAACATGAAAAGAGACACAACAGTACTACCAATGAGTCGGTAGGACCTCAAAGTACgtcacaaaagaagaaaaagcctGTACATCATCATAAGCGCAAGCGACATCATAGGAAGAAAGG aAAACAACGGTATGATAAATACATACCGAATGTGTCAGCTGCCAATAAAAAGTTCCTGGCCGACCAGGCATCTGTAAAGTCCGTCCCAACGGAAGCACCTGGTTGGGTCTTCAACAAAACAGCTGCGGACTTATTTCG GGAAAAGATAGCAAACGGCAGTCGAGTGGTAGACGGCAATTTTTGGGTCACGCAACAGAACGCTCCTCTTAATACTGCCTTACATGCCTATCTAGCGGAACTCAAAGTGTCAACAAGCGTCTTCAACCGACTTCCAAAA GAAAACCCGTTTAATGCCAGGCGATTCAACACGTGCAGTATAGTGGGGAACGGCGGGATACTGAAAGGAAGCGGCTGTGGAAAAGAGATAGATGCCTCTGAGTTTGTTTTTAG GTGCAACTTGGCTCCAATGGACAGTGCATACCGGAAGGATATTGGGGAAAAAACAAGCCTGGTCACTATGAACCCCTCTATGCTCACCTACAG ATACCATGCATTTGCCAAAGGGTCAAAATGGTTTGAAAAAAGCAAAAAGGATAGAAAAGCCTTCATTAAGGACCTCTCCGTATACGGGGACAGCTTCATCTGGATCGGCGCCTTCTTCACCAGGACGTACGAGTTGGTGTTCAAAACACAAGACGTTCTGCTAGAAGGTAAAGCCAAACAGAAAGTTGTCATCGCTCATCCCGACTTCGTGAGATCGGTGCATTCATTCTGGAAAGAGAACGGTTTAAAGGCTGGACGGGCGTCCACCG GAATAATTCTGGTCAGCGCCGCCTCGCAGATGTGCGAGGAGGTGCACCTGTACGGATTCTGGCCCTTCCACTCCGACAGGAAGAGCAGACGCCTGACTGAGCACTACTACGACAATGCTCTCTCCACGAAGTATCACAGTATACCCGATGAGTTCAAACAGCTGCAGCGTCTCCACAATACGGGCGTTCTCCGTCTGACAACCACTGCCTGCCAGAGTGAAATTAATGCGGACAATTAA